The following coding sequences are from one Collimonas arenae window:
- a CDS encoding VOC family protein, producing MISHVFVGITDFERAYRFYSAIMEQLDVPLKFCESEHPWAGWMARDKSRPLFVIGLPYNGEIATPGNGQMTALLAPSRTAVERAYATALEHGGLCEGPPGLRPHYHANYYGAYFRDADGNKICVCCHDAP from the coding sequence ATGATTTCTCATGTATTTGTTGGCATCACAGATTTCGAGCGCGCATATCGCTTTTATTCGGCCATCATGGAGCAGCTGGATGTGCCATTGAAATTCTGCGAGAGCGAACATCCGTGGGCCGGCTGGATGGCGCGCGACAAATCGCGCCCGCTGTTTGTTATCGGCTTGCCGTACAACGGCGAGATTGCCACACCCGGAAACGGCCAGATGACCGCGCTGTTGGCACCTTCGCGTACTGCTGTCGAGCGTGCTTATGCAACCGCCCTGGAGCATGGCGGTTTGTGCGAAGGCCCTCCCGGGCTGCGGCCGCATTATCACGCCAACTACTACGGCGCATATTTCCGCGACGCCGACGGCAATAAAATCTGCGTGTGCTGTCACGACGCTCCGTAA
- a CDS encoding GNAT family N-acetyltransferase — MQYRDLPQLTHDLVYLRPLTRADAIAWYGYLCMPHVIEHTSWDLRSIDGLAPKFDAIESLSPSSEIRFAIALRSSDDLVGTVGFHTISTVNKTAELAYDLSPAIWGQGIAPAVCESVIAWGFKQLGAVRIQATVLESNDRSIRVLEKSGFEREGLLRSFRMVRGRPGNFWMYARLRLPAERVDQ; from the coding sequence ATGCAATATAGAGATCTGCCACAATTAACGCACGATCTGGTCTACCTGCGCCCACTGACCCGGGCAGATGCCATCGCCTGGTACGGCTATCTGTGCATGCCGCACGTTATCGAACACACCAGTTGGGATCTGCGCTCGATTGACGGACTGGCGCCGAAATTCGATGCAATTGAATCCTTAAGCCCGTCTTCTGAGATCCGTTTCGCGATTGCCCTGCGCAGCTCGGACGATCTGGTCGGAACGGTAGGATTTCACACGATATCGACCGTCAACAAGACCGCCGAACTGGCTTATGACCTATCGCCAGCCATCTGGGGCCAGGGTATCGCACCGGCCGTGTGCGAATCGGTGATCGCTTGGGGTTTCAAACAGCTCGGCGCGGTCCGCATCCAGGCCACCGTACTTGAATCGAACGATCGCTCGATCAGGGTCCTGGAAAAATCCGGCTTTGAACGTGAAGGACTGCTGCGCAGCTTTCGCATGGTACGCGGACGCCCAGGAAATTTCTGGATGTATGCACGTCTGCGCCTCCCGGCAGAGCGGGTAGACCAATGA